Below is a genomic region from Paludicola sp. MB14-C6.
GTAGGAATCGGCCCTGGCAATGAAATATTTATGACAAATGAAGCAAAAACTGCAATACAAGATAGCGATGTTATCGTTGGATATGACCTATATGTTGAGCTGATAAAAGAATTGGTAAGCGGTAAAACGGTGGAATCAACACCTATGAAAAAGGAAGTTGACCGTTGTAAAATCGCACTTGAATACGCTCTAAAAGGACAAACGGTTTCAATGGTATGCAGTGGCGACGCTGGTGTTTATGGTATGGCGGGAATCATGATTGAAGTAGCACAAGAAAATCCCGAGGTTGAAATTCAAGTTGTTTCCGGAATTACTGCCGCTTGTTCAAGTGCCGCAGTGTTGGGTGCTCCGTTGATTCATGATTTTGCAATTGTAAGTTTAAGCGACCTTTTAACCCCTTGGGAAAAAATCGAAAAAAGATTAAGACTGGCTTCTGATGCTGATTTTGTAATCTGTTTATATAATCCTTCCAGTAAAAAACGACATGATTATCTTAAAAAGGCTTGTGAGCAAATGCTGTTGTTCAAATCCCCAGATACCAAATGCGGATATGTTAAAAATATCGGAAGAGAAGGGCAATCCTATACATTATGTACGTTGCAGGAGCTGAAAGATAAAGAGGTTGACATGTTTACAACCGTAATAGTAGGAAACAGCCAAACAAAAGTAGTAAACGGAAAGCTTGTAACACCAAGGGGCTATCATCTATAAAGCTATAAGGAGGCGTTTTGATGGATAAGAAACCAATATTGCTTTTTGCAGGAACAACAGAAGGACGCCTGCTATTTAACGAGCTTACGGACAAAGGCGTTTTGATAGATGTGTGTGTTGCAACTGAATATGGGAAAGAAGTAATTGATGAAAAAAGTGAACACGTATTTGCAAAAAGGCTGAATATTGATGAAATGAAAACGCTGATGCAAAACAATAGCTATGCATTGGTTATCGATGCAACCCATCCTTACGCAGAATTAGTAACTCAAAATATAAAAGCTGCTTGTGAAGCACTTCGTATTCCTTACATCCGACTACTGAGAAAAGAAAGCAATTATTCAGATGTAATCTATTGCGAGAATATAGATGATGCTGTAGCATATTTATCGCTGCATGAAGGAAATGTTTTATCTACAATAGGCAGTAAAGAGCTTAACCACCTTACAACTATTCCAGAGTTTGAAAAAAGAATTTTTGCTAGAATATTACCCTTACCCGATGCAGTTACTTCTTGTTTTGATATGGGTTTTAAGGGAAGCAATTTAATATGTATGCAAGGACCATTTCCCTATGAAATGAATGTTGCAATGCTCAAACAATATAACTGTTGCTATCTATTAACAAAAAGCTCAGGAAATACTGGTGGCTTTGATGATAAAATAAAGGCTGCAAAAGATGCAAATGCCAAGGTTGTGTTAATCGGACGTCCAACGCAAGAACAGGGGCTTTCTTTAGAAGAAGTAAAAGAATATGTGTTTCATCAGTTTGGCTATCAACATTTTGAAAGAAAAGAGTTGAAAACATTCTTCCCTTTCTTTATTGATATTTCAAACAAAAGAGTCCTAGTTGTAGGCGCAGGGAAAATAGCATTACGACGCATTGATACGTTATTAAAATTCAACTGTAAAATAAAAGTGGTTGCGCCAGAGGCTTTAGATGAGATTACAAAGCTTTCTGCGTTGAATCAAATTGAGTATGAAAAGCGTGGATTTAATCCTAATGATATAGACGATATGTTTATTGTAGTCGCCGCTACAGATAACAGAGAAGTAAACCATGATATTGGTGCTTTGGCAAATAGTAAGAATATATATGTAAGCGTTGCAGACTGCAAAGAAGAATGTAATTTCTATTTTCCTGCAGTGATTGAAACGAACGATACGGTAATAGGGGTAACCGCTGAGGGAAAGTCGCATAAGGCGGCTTCACAAATGGCGGATCGAATAAGAAAATTGACTAGGAAAGGCAGTGAAGAGAGATCATGAAAATAAAAGTCGGAAGCAGAGAAAGCAAGCTTGCGGTTATTCAATCCCAGATCGTGATTGATGCTATAAAAAAGAAGAACCCCGATATTGAGGTTGAACTTGTTACAATGAAAACAACAGGAGATATCATTCTAAATAAAACTCTTGATAAAATAGGCGGAAAAGGTTTGTTTGTAAAAGAGCTTGATCGTGCTTTATTAAATGGCGATGCAGATATTACAGTACACAGCTTTAAAGATATGCCTATGGATGTGGATGAAAGACTTCCGATTGTTGCGGTTTCAAAAAGAGAAGATGCTCGAGATGTATTGATACTTCCAAAAGGACAAACAGAAATTGATTTTTCAAAACCAATAGGCTGCTCCAGCGCAAGAAGAAGAATACAACTGCAAAAGCTTTATCCTCAATGCACCGTAAAAAGTGTACGAGGAAATGTACTAACTCGTCTTGACAAGCTTGATAGCGGTGAATATTCTGCGTTGATATTGGCTTATGCAGGAATAAAAAGGCTTGGCTTGGAAGATAGAGTGAGCCGCATATTTGAAACATCAGAAATTTTACCTGCCGCTTGTCAAGGAATTTTAGCAGTGCAATCCAGAAAAGATTTTGATGTTTCATTTTTAGATGAGTTTTGCGATAAAGATACACTTGCAATTTCTATTGCAGAAAGAAGTTTTATCAAAACATTAGATGGCGGTTGTAGTTCTCCCGTTGCAGCATATGGCGTAATAGAAAACGATAATATTATTCTCACTGGGCTTTATGTTGAAGACGATGAGAATCAATACATAATCAAATCAAAAACAGCAAACAAGAGCAAAGCCGAAATTTTGGGTAAAGAGCTTGCAATCGAAATGAGAGAGGGATATATAAATGGCTGAGTATGGTAAGGTGTTTTTAGTCGGAGCTGGTCCGGGCGATGAAGATATGCTGACTGTAAAAGCAAAAAGATTGATTGAAAATGCTCAGGTTGTAGTGTTCGACAGGCTTGTAAGTGAGCCAATTATGAATCTAATTCCCGATAGTGCAATTAAAATTAACGTAGGAAAAAATGTAGGCGATCATCCTGTTCCGCAAGAAGAAATCAATCAAATACTGGTTGATAAAGCCAAAGAGGGCTATGATGTTGTACGCTTAAAAGGCGGGGATAGCTTCTTATTCGGAAGAGGCGGAGAAGAGCTTGAGCTTTTATGTGAAAACAAGATCAATTTTGAAGTAATACCAGGAATCACTTCTGCCATTGCGGCAGCTGCATATGCAGGAATACCTGTAACACATAGGGATTATTGCTCCTCACTTCATATCATTACAGGACATAAGAAAAAAGATGGTGCATTAGATCTTGATTATTCCGCTCTTGTAAAGTTAAATGGAACACTGATTTTTATGATGTCGGTTGCGAATATTGGGGAAATTGCAAAAGGCCTTATGGAGAATGGAATGTCTCCATCAATGGATTGCGCAATAGTTGAAAACGGAACACGACCAAATCAAAGAAAGTTCGTAGCTGATATTGGAACAATCAAACAAGTAATTGCAAACAATAATGTAAAATCGCCTGCACTCATTGTTGTTGGTAAGGTGTGCAGCCTAGCTGATAAATTTGATTGGTTTTCCAATCAACCGTTGAGTGGAAAGCGTATTTTAGTAACAAGGCCAAAAGCAAATTCAAACAAATTGGCTGAAAAGCTGAAAAGCCTAGGCGCAGATGTTATCAGTATAGCGGCAATTAAAACAAAGCCGATTGACTTTATAATGCCGCAACTAGAAAACTATACAATGCTTATTTTTACAAGCGCAGTTGGCGTTGATGTATTCTTTCAAAAATTATTGAGTTTGGGGAAAGATACAAGACAATTAAGCGGATTAAAAATTGCGGTAGTCGGAAAAGAAACGGCGAAAGCATTATTAAACTATGGAATTCAAGCAGACTTTATACCGAATACTTTTAGTGGGGAAATACTTGCGAAAGAAATGCTGCAAAAAGAAGTGATAGGTCAAACGGATAAACTGCTTTTATTACGTGCAAAAGATGCTTCAAAAGAACTTACGAACATCTTAAGTGAATATAACATACGTTTTGAAGAAACCGCAGTTTATGAAACGGTATATGAGAAAAATGACAGTATCAATCCTCTTGATTTTGACTTGGTTACTTTTACAAGCGCAAGCTGTGTAGACGGTTTTATAAATTCAGTCAACAATCCATTTGATTTTTCAACTATTAATGCAGTATGCATAGGCGAACAAACTGCAGCAGAAGCAAAAAAATACAATATGAACATAACCATTTCAAAAGAAGCTACAATTGATTCAATGGTTGAATGTATAGGGGGAATTTATCATGCTTCAAAGAGCCAGAAGACTCAGAGTAAATAAAGATATAAGAGATATGGCAAGGGAGACAAGAGTAAGTAAAAATACTTTAATACTTCCTATGTTCTTAAAAGAAGGCAAAAACATAAAAGATGAAATTTCATCTCTGGATCATCATTATCATTACAGCCCAGACAGAATTTTTGAAGGGATTGAGGAAGGCTTAAAAGCAGGAGTAAACAAATTCTTGCTTTTTGGATTACCTAACCATAAAGATGAAGTAGGCTGTGAAGCATATAGCGATAGCGGAATTGTACAGCAAGGGTTAAGAGCAATTAAAGATCGCTATAAAGATGAAGTTTATTTGATTACCGATATTTGTATGTGCGAATATACTTCACATGGACATTGCGGAATTTTACAGGATGAATATGTAAACAACGATAAAACGCTTGAATATCTTGCAGAAATTGCAGTTTCTCATGCTAATGCGGGTGCTGATATGGTTGCACCATCTGATATGATGGATGGAAGAATTCTTTCTATGCGAAACGCACTCGATCAGAATGGATATACTGAAACTCCAATTATGTCTTATGCAGTTAAATATGCTTCTTCCTTTTATGGACCATTTAGAGCGGCAGCAGATTCAGCGCCAAGCTTTGGCGATAGAAAAAGCTATCAAATGGATTATCACAATATAAAAGAAGGACTAAAAGAAGCAAAAACCGATGAGCAAGAGGGCGCCGACATTATTATGGTTAAGCCTGCTATGTCATATCTTGATGTCATAAAAAAAGTATCTGAAAATACGAATCTTCCCGTTGCTGCATACAGCGTAAGCGGTGAATATGCAATGATAAAAGCGGCAGCAAAAATGGGGCTTATCAATGAATATGGTGTTATGTGTGAAAGTGCCATTTCTATTTATCGTGCAGGTGCCGATATTCTCATTACATACTTTGCAAAAGAACTTGCGGAAGCTATGAGAAAAGGAGATATTGGATAATGACTGAATCTGAACTATTGTTTGATAGAGCAAAAAAAGTAATGCCCGGTGGAGTAAACAGCCCTGTAAGAGCATTTAATGCGGTCGGCGGTGCTCCTAGATTTATAAAATCCGCAAAAGGTGCAAGAATTTATGATGCTGACGGCAGAGAATATCTAGATTATATCGGTTCATGGGGTCCAATGATATTGGGACATGCCAATGAGAAAGTTTTGGATGCAGTATCAAAAACTATGGCAAATGGTTTGAGTTTTGGTGCGGCAACTGAGCTGGAAGTAATTATGGGCGAACTAATAACAAGTATTGTAAAACCAATTGAAATGATTCGAATGGTAAACAGCGGTACAGAGGCTGTAATGAGTGCAATCAGGCTTGCTCGTGGTTACACCCAAAGAGAAAAAATCATTAAGTTTGCAGGTTGTTATCATGGCCATTCCGACGCGATGCTTGTAAAAGCGGGTTCAGGAGCATTAACCAACTCAAATCCCGACAGCAGCGGTGTAACAAAGGGTGCCGCAAAAGATACATTACTTGCGCAGTATAATGATATAAATTCTGTAGCAGAGCTTTTTGATAGCAACAAGGGCGAAATTGCGGCAGTAATTGTAGAGCCGGTAGCTGCAAATATGGGTGTTGTTCCCCCACAAAAAGGATTTCTAGAGGGGCTAAGAAAGCTTTGTGATGAACAGAATGCATTGCTTATTTTTGACGAGGTTATAACAGGTTTCCGTTTGGCTCTTGGCGGTGCAATGGAATACTTTAACGTAAACGCTGACTTAGTGACTTACGGAAAGATTATCGGCGGAGGAATGCCGGTTGGTGCATATGGCGGAAGAAGAGAAATCATGTCTCATGTTTCACCAACAGGAAGCGTTTATCAAGCAGGAACCTTATCGGGTAATCCGGTTGCTATGGCGGCAGGGCTTGCAACCTTAACCGAACTGAAAAACAATCCACAGGTTTATACAAACATTAACACGATGGCATCACGTTTAGCTGATGGTATTAGGAAACACACAAAATATACCGTTAACAATATCGGCTCTTTATTATGCACATTTTTTACCGATCAAAACGTCTATAACTATGAAACGGCAAGAACCAGCGATACAAAGCGTTATGCAAGCTACTTTAACCATATGCTTGATAACGGAGTCTATATTGCGCCTGCACAGTTTGAAGCAATGTTTGTTTCCAATGTGCATACCAATGAAGACATTGATAAAACAATAGAAATTATAAAGAAATTCAAATAACGGAGGTATCTTATGCAAGGTATTTTAATTATTGCTCACGGAAGTCGTGAAAAACAAACTGAGGAAACATTTTTAAAAATGGTTTCTATGATAAAAGAAAAAGTAAATATGCCTGTTGAATATGCTTATATGGAATTTTCACCTAAAAATATTGAATGTGGTTTAAATGCACTTGTTGAACAAGGCATAAACGATATTAAAGTTGTGCCATATTTTTTGTTTAGTGGTATTCATATACGTGAAGATATTCCACAAGAAATCAATGAATTTGTTGAAAAGAATGCTAATGTAACGATAACAATGGGCGATACTTTGGGTGCTGACCCTCGTATTGCTGATGTTTTGGCAGATAGGATTTTGGGAAAATGAAAATATATGTGATAGGTGCAGGACTTGGAAAAGCAGAGCTTATCAGTCAAAATTCACTTAACATCATTCAAAACTCCGACATGGTTATAACAACAGATCGGCTTCACGAGAAATTTAAAAGCTTAAATCAAAACAGTATCTCATTGCCTTTAAGCCAAATACCTCAAAAAATAAAAGAGAACGGTTCACTTAAAAAAATAGCAATATTGGCTTCGGGCGATATTGGTTTTTATAGCATTTCAAGTATGCTGAAAGAAGCTCTTTCTGATTTTGAGCTTGAATTTATAAGTGGAACAAGTAGTCTGCAATATTTAACTGCGAAAATGCAAATTCCTTATGATAACGTTAAAACCGTTAGTGTTCATGGCAGAGAACGCTCTGTAATACCGTTTGTTTGTTATAATGAAAGGGTATTTGTATTAACTGGTGGAAAATATAAAGCTCATGATGTCATTAACGAGTTAATCAATGCTGGTTTGGGTAATGTTTTTGTTACTTTAGGTGAAAATCTTTCCGATAGTAACGAAAGAATTATCAGTGACAAGGCTTGTAATTTAAAAGATATCATGTTTGATAATCTTTGCGTTATGTTGATTGAAAATCTAAATTATCATAACGCTAATCAGGTTTTGCGTGATAGCGATTTTGTTAGAGCGAAAGTCCCTATGACAAAAGAAGAAATCAGAAACTTAAGCCTTTCAAAGCTTGCAATCAATAAATCCGATATTGTTTACGATATTGGCGCAGGAACAGGCTCTGTATCGATTGCTATGGCTTATAAAGCATGTGAAGGCTTTGTATATGCAATTGAAAAAGAGCAAGATGCTGTTGAGTTAATTGGTGTCAATAAAGCAAAACTTGGCGCTTTTAATTTAATTGAAAAAAACGCAAAAGCTCCTGAGGGGATAGATGAATTACCTACTCCAAATAAGGTATTTATCGGCGGAAGTTCAGGCAATCTGGATCAGATTTTTGACAGCGTATTATCCAAAAACAAAAATGTTAGAATCGTAGTGAATGCAATAACGTTAGAAACGTTGAATGAGGCAGTCAACTGTTTTCAAAAAAGAAGTATTGAAGCTGATATTATATGTGTAAACGTATCAA
It encodes:
- the cobJ gene encoding precorrin-3B C(17)-methyltransferase, whose translation is MKKIYVVGIGPGNEIFMTNEAKTAIQDSDVIVGYDLYVELIKELVSGKTVESTPMKKEVDRCKIALEYALKGQTVSMVCSGDAGVYGMAGIMIEVAQENPEVEIQVVSGITAACSSAAVLGAPLIHDFAIVSLSDLLTPWEKIEKRLRLASDADFVICLYNPSSKKRHDYLKKACEQMLLFKSPDTKCGYVKNIGREGQSYTLCTLQELKDKEVDMFTTVIVGNSQTKVVNGKLVTPRGYHL
- the cobK gene encoding precorrin-6A reductase, which produces MDKKPILLFAGTTEGRLLFNELTDKGVLIDVCVATEYGKEVIDEKSEHVFAKRLNIDEMKTLMQNNSYALVIDATHPYAELVTQNIKAACEALRIPYIRLLRKESNYSDVIYCENIDDAVAYLSLHEGNVLSTIGSKELNHLTTIPEFEKRIFARILPLPDAVTSCFDMGFKGSNLICMQGPFPYEMNVAMLKQYNCCYLLTKSSGNTGGFDDKIKAAKDANAKVVLIGRPTQEQGLSLEEVKEYVFHQFGYQHFERKELKTFFPFFIDISNKRVLVVGAGKIALRRIDTLLKFNCKIKVVAPEALDEITKLSALNQIEYEKRGFNPNDIDDMFIVVAATDNREVNHDIGALANSKNIYVSVADCKEECNFYFPAVIETNDTVIGVTAEGKSHKAASQMADRIRKLTRKGSEERS
- the hemC gene encoding hydroxymethylbilane synthase codes for the protein MKIKVGSRESKLAVIQSQIVIDAIKKKNPDIEVELVTMKTTGDIILNKTLDKIGGKGLFVKELDRALLNGDADITVHSFKDMPMDVDERLPIVAVSKREDARDVLILPKGQTEIDFSKPIGCSSARRRIQLQKLYPQCTVKSVRGNVLTRLDKLDSGEYSALILAYAGIKRLGLEDRVSRIFETSEILPAACQGILAVQSRKDFDVSFLDEFCDKDTLAISIAERSFIKTLDGGCSSPVAAYGVIENDNIILTGLYVEDDENQYIIKSKTANKSKAEILGKELAIEMREGYING
- the cobA gene encoding uroporphyrinogen-III C-methyltransferase, which encodes MAEYGKVFLVGAGPGDEDMLTVKAKRLIENAQVVVFDRLVSEPIMNLIPDSAIKINVGKNVGDHPVPQEEINQILVDKAKEGYDVVRLKGGDSFLFGRGGEELELLCENKINFEVIPGITSAIAAAAYAGIPVTHRDYCSSLHIITGHKKKDGALDLDYSALVKLNGTLIFMMSVANIGEIAKGLMENGMSPSMDCAIVENGTRPNQRKFVADIGTIKQVIANNNVKSPALIVVGKVCSLADKFDWFSNQPLSGKRILVTRPKANSNKLAEKLKSLGADVISIAAIKTKPIDFIMPQLENYTMLIFTSAVGVDVFFQKLLSLGKDTRQLSGLKIAVVGKETAKALLNYGIQADFIPNTFSGEILAKEMLQKEVIGQTDKLLLLRAKDASKELTNILSEYNIRFEETAVYETVYEKNDSINPLDFDLVTFTSASCVDGFINSVNNPFDFSTINAVCIGEQTAAEAKKYNMNITISKEATIDSMVECIGGIYHASKSQKTQSK
- the hemB gene encoding porphobilinogen synthase translates to MLQRARRLRVNKDIRDMARETRVSKNTLILPMFLKEGKNIKDEISSLDHHYHYSPDRIFEGIEEGLKAGVNKFLLFGLPNHKDEVGCEAYSDSGIVQQGLRAIKDRYKDEVYLITDICMCEYTSHGHCGILQDEYVNNDKTLEYLAEIAVSHANAGADMVAPSDMMDGRILSMRNALDQNGYTETPIMSYAVKYASSFYGPFRAAADSAPSFGDRKSYQMDYHNIKEGLKEAKTDEQEGADIIMVKPAMSYLDVIKKVSENTNLPVAAYSVSGEYAMIKAAAKMGLINEYGVMCESAISIYRAGADILITYFAKELAEAMRKGDIG
- the hemL gene encoding glutamate-1-semialdehyde 2,1-aminomutase, with the translated sequence MTESELLFDRAKKVMPGGVNSPVRAFNAVGGAPRFIKSAKGARIYDADGREYLDYIGSWGPMILGHANEKVLDAVSKTMANGLSFGAATELEVIMGELITSIVKPIEMIRMVNSGTEAVMSAIRLARGYTQREKIIKFAGCYHGHSDAMLVKAGSGALTNSNPDSSGVTKGAAKDTLLAQYNDINSVAELFDSNKGEIAAVIVEPVAANMGVVPPQKGFLEGLRKLCDEQNALLIFDEVITGFRLALGGAMEYFNVNADLVTYGKIIGGGMPVGAYGGRREIMSHVSPTGSVYQAGTLSGNPVAMAAGLATLTELKNNPQVYTNINTMASRLADGIRKHTKYTVNNIGSLLCTFFTDQNVYNYETARTSDTKRYASYFNHMLDNGVYIAPAQFEAMFVSNVHTNEDIDKTIEIIKKFK
- a CDS encoding sirohydrochlorin chelatase, with amino-acid sequence MQGILIIAHGSREKQTEETFLKMVSMIKEKVNMPVEYAYMEFSPKNIECGLNALVEQGINDIKVVPYFLFSGIHIREDIPQEINEFVEKNANVTITMGDTLGADPRIADVLADRILGK
- the cbiE gene encoding precorrin-6y C5,15-methyltransferase (decarboxylating) subunit CbiE is translated as MKIYVIGAGLGKAELISQNSLNIIQNSDMVITTDRLHEKFKSLNQNSISLPLSQIPQKIKENGSLKKIAILASGDIGFYSISSMLKEALSDFELEFISGTSSLQYLTAKMQIPYDNVKTVSVHGRERSVIPFVCYNERVFVLTGGKYKAHDVINELINAGLGNVFVTLGENLSDSNERIISDKACNLKDIMFDNLCVMLIENLNYHNANQVLRDSDFVRAKVPMTKEEIRNLSLSKLAINKSDIVYDIGAGTGSVSIAMAYKACEGFVYAIEKEQDAVELIGVNKAKLGAFNLIEKNAKAPEGIDELPTPNKVFIGGSSGNLDQIFDSVLSKNKNVRIVVNAITLETLNEAVNCFQKRSIEADIICVNVSKSETIGSYHMMKAQNPVYIISGESDE